The Populus trichocarpa isolate Nisqually-1 chromosome 18, P.trichocarpa_v4.1, whole genome shotgun sequence genomic interval TCTTTGAGATAAAGCAATGAATTCAAGCTGCTCTGTTCCAGAATCTGCCAGGATACTGTTTCCCTATAAAACACATAACCATTAGAGTCAAAATGAGTTGAGTATGTCTTGAATTATCAAGCTCACGAAGCAGGCTTCTCAGTGCATTGTATGAACAGATTACAAAGCGAGGAATAATCTGGGAGCATTAAAAAAGCCAATGAACAACAAAAATTACCCCAGTCCACCCAAAGTTGTGTGCACTCCCACGCGCTAAATTAATTCTGTTATAGGGAATTCCTGAAGGAGAATTCCATGCAGGCAGCAATCTATCTGCAATATCTTTAgccttttcaagaaaaattttgtCGCCAGAAAGATCATAAGCACTGAGAAGCCCTCCAACAACCCTGAACACAGCAAAAGTAGACAAAAGAGTTAAGAAGCAACACAGGTAGAATGTAGTCTTGCAAAAAATGTAACGCAActgaaaattaaagattaaaacttCTAATGCCACCTTATGGTTGTCTCAAAGACACTAGCCTCATAATCCTTGTTGAAATCCAATGAGTTCGCAACCCACCTGCAATTAAGTAACATAACAGCCAGCTTACGTACAACCATTTCTAAATCtagaaataaaacaatttaaaaaattaccaaattaTAAACCACAGTGATTTCCAATCAACTTTCAAGAAATAGAAACTTACTCTTTGGCTCTTTGAAACTGCTCATGAAGACCCATTATAAATAATGTATCAAGAGAATCCACTAGAGTTGCTCCAAGACCACCAAAGCTATCAACTCCATTCTTTGTTTGTGGCTGTTTAGAATCAGAATTGACTCATTGGTTGCAAAATTGACTCACCACACCTCAACCCCCAACCCCATTTCTCATAACAGACAGAAAGGTGAACACAAACATTCTTTAGGAAACTGCACTCGTACcctaaatatcataaaaataaagccCTAGATACTAAAAGTCTTGAACTTGATCAAGAAATCATAATACAAAGCACTAAAAACCCAGTAAGTTTCTgcgattaaaaaaagaaaaagaaaagaaagaaagcagacCTGAAGTTCATCATGGCCCCAAGCATACTTCTCATAAGAAGTCCAAGCATGAAGCATAGCTTCCttgactttctctcttctttcaacACTAACaggatcatcatcatcatctttgcTAATGTCTGCACTGTCCAGACCTGCTGACCATTGAACCTTTAcattaaaatcttcaagctgCAATTTTAGCTGTGCCAATTCTtcattcaatctcaaaaccTCTTCTTGGTGTTCTCTGGTAAGATTTTGACGGTCAGAAACAAGCAAAACTAGAGAGATAAATCCAAAAATGACAAGAACAAGTTGTTGGGGTTTTTTGAAGTAGTATTTTGGATTAAAAACTGATAAAGAAGTGGAAtttgaagaagatttttttcccattttggattaaaatttaagaaacaaaCCCAAATTTTAGGGGAGAGAGGCTCATGGGATAGTTTTcctttcttaatatatttaattcatgTGCTAAAGTCTACGTAAGGTCAGCTCAAAACTGAAGTCATTGGACGATGTTGTTAATGACTTGTCTTGGTCTTTTGGTCAAACATCGTATTACTCTCCTAACGATCCACTAATTGTCAAGTAGGTCTCTCTACTATTAATTTAATGAACTGGGTTCCCAAAGTATTATACGTTCCTTGATCTCGTCTATCTTCTTTAAGATTTACATCTAAATTGCATATATTATGCAATACAATGAAGTAAATTCGAGGCTTTAGGTGCAttagaatatatattaaaataagtttagTTTTGTGAGTTAACttgatgatttattaatttagaatttgttttaataagTAAACTTGATGATTCGTTGACTCgaaatctaatattaattaaattttaaaataaattaaataagagttaACTCGATCAATTTAAAGGGTCAACTTGTAACTCAGTCAAAACcttatttgactttaaaaaaattcaaaataatattatttttttaaaaatatattaaaatgacattGTTCTAAATTAATAATCTTGAATCAGGTCACATGTTATATTGAATCAAGTCATATATTACTGCTAAACCTAAATTACAAGTGAGATTTAGTTATaagaaaaagatataaaaatacaacttaaACTGAGTTTACATTAGTTATAAAGTTCAACCATATAGCACGATAGTGAACAATTCATGTCAATCTTGCTATAAAAGAGAAGATGATCGCACACAAGCATATTCGCAACACATGGACTATTTTGAGTCATTAACCTTTTGAATATCTAGATTTGATATGAAAGATTGGATCTTTGCAACATACCAGGATTAGATTTTGACGAAGATTAGGTCTCTAGCTTCTCTATCATTCTAAGGCAGCAACCTGAAACACATTTTGGTGTCTCTAGAATGGGGAAGGTTATAGCTTCATTGAGAGACTCGATTGAGGAATGTATGGTATACTAAACCCAATGGAGGAAATGGATAGTTTGAGGACTACATTGAAGATTTGCGTATAGGTTGAGAACCAATATGAGTTTTTCTTACAGTTGTTGTCTTAGTTTGAAATGGTAgctcttctctccttttcttgcCTTAATGATGTAATAAATTCAGGCAACGTTATTACTTAGGTCGAAAGATACAGAGGGTTGTTGTTGGCCGGCTTTATGGGTAACaagaaacatatttttgttCCCATCAGAGTGCTTGAAAGTCACTCATCCATTGCATTTCTATGGCAGTTGGTGGTTAGCTGCAAACACCAGAAAATTGATTATATGTAATAGTCCTCTTCTTGTCCTTGAAGGACTGAACAAGTTTAGTCAAAGTGCCAGAAGCAGTTTATTAGGAAGTAAACATACTTGAAACAGTAATGAAGGTTCTCAATGTTTGCTGAACCTGGCAGGAACTTGAAAGGCATAGGATCTCTGATTCATTTATATTGTGCACCAAATGCTAGATGCCCTACTGCTTGTCATGGTAAAGTTCAATTCTAACAAGCAGAAATCTATTCTAAGTTTCAGTTACAATCCTTTAGCCCTCCTCTGAATGAGAAAGCTTCCTTTTCAGGATCTCATTCTCCTTTCTCAGCTTCATAATCTTCTGTTTTAGTGTTTCAACAAGTCGACTGGAAGCCAAATCTTGCTGCTGTTCAACCCGCTTTGTTTTGCTAATCAGCACTGCAATTCACCAGATACAGACAAACCATTCGCATCATGGCATGCCAAAGGAACCTCAGTTACTCGGAAGAAACATATTTTGAGCAAGAAAACAAGTACGAAGTTATTCAGAACCATTTAAATGTATTAGGCACAGAAAGATAAGACACTAACATTCCTTTTCCAAACCCTGGAGTTTCTTattcaactcatttttctcttcttgttcaaccATGAGGCAATCCTTCAGATCCTGAAGCTCAAGATGATCTGTCACAGAATGATCAGCAAAGTTTACTATTCCTTTGGTATAATAAAATCCAACTACCAAGTTCAAGAATTCTTGACAAATTATGAACCTCACATTTTGATTCCACCTCGAAAGCTACACGGTCCAACCTGTTTGCTAGAGTTTGCATATGAGCTCTATGCGCTGCTAAATCTTGGCGGAGGTGAGTCACAGTTGCTTCATTTGTTTCCTTCCCAAGTAGAAACCCTCTAACATGCATAATCATCACGCAGAAAAGAACAGTCATCTCGGAGGAAAGTAATTGAATCATCCCTCAGAATTAGACAAGCTACCTGATTTGGTCCTCTAATTCTCCAACCTTAGTCGTGTAGTCTTTCTTAAGCAATTCCACTGCTTTTTTATGCTCCTGCCCACATATTTTAACATCTTAATCCTGGTATACAATGTTCATCATGCAATCAGATAGTGTATGTTCTACATGAAACCATTTCCATCCCATCACAAATTATCATCCCCAAAGAAATTGAGCTCCAAATTACCCCAGTTATGAGTACCCTATCAACCATGACATAGTAGATTCCATTGATGGGTTCCATTCTCATACAAAATTATTCGGGAAACTCATTCGGGATTGAATTATACATTTCACAACAAATTGTCATCTCTTGAAGAAATTAAGCTCCAAATTACTTGAGTTATGAGTAACGCTATTCATCTCGAAATAGCCACTCTGAACGAGTTTCCCGAAAATATGAACCATCACGTCGGGGATTCAACTGGCAGGTCCCATTCCCACATGAAATTACTCGAGAAATCCATCCAAGATTGAATTATCCATTTCACAACAAATTATCATCTCTCAAAGAAATTGAACTCCAAATTACTCTCTAGTTATAAGTAACGCTATTCATCTCAAAATAGCCACATTGAACTAATTCCCTCAATAATATCAACCATCATAGGTGGATTCAACTGATGGATCCCATTCCCACATCACACCACCCATCACGGGTTGACATTATTCAAGAAACTCATTCAGGATTGACTCACACATCGTATGGTAATGTAATGCTTCAACATCGCACTTTGATCTACTCATAATCAACAGGAGACTCGAGGCATCAATAATCATGAAATTAACTTACATCCTCTTTATTAATCAGCTCATCTCTCAATCTTTTTAGCTCCTCATTCAAGCTTACACATTTCGTACGGCGCTCAAGCTGTACTCACATAAattcaagcaataaaaaaattaattaattttttatttttatcaaccaATTCTGCTTTAAACTTGTAGTGATTAAAAACTAAgcaacatatcaaaaaatttgctttaataattaacaaaattgcACGTACCTCTTCAGCTAGATTGTTCAAAGATCCTGTGTACAGCTTCCTAAGTCTCTCATTTTCTgcagataataataataataataataataataataataataataataataataataataataatactcaacaaataaaaaaagcgATTAAGAGAGTGATTAAGCAgtaattaagaaaagaagaaaggaaaaaaggcGATTGAGAGAGAGATTAAGCAGTACTTAAGAAGAGGAAAACCTTGATTAAGAGATTTGCAAGTGAACTCGAGTGCTTCTGTTTTCTTAATCTCTGCATTCAAATTTGATCTCAGAGTTTGAATTTCCGTGATACCGTTCTTGAAATccttcagaaaaataaataaataaataaattttcatttcgaTTTTCTCGTgctttctcagcaaccaaacagaaagGATATTTTTTAGTGCCTCGTAAATGTGATCGAAGGAAGAGAGAAGCGAATTGATTTCTTCGTTGATCGTTGCCGCCATTTTcacacttttgtttttttcaaaataaaataaaataaagaaaaaagaaaataaatctccGTCT includes:
- the LOC7490491 gene encoding mannosyl-oligosaccharide 1,2-alpha-mannosidase MNS1 isoform X2; the encoded protein is MGKKSSSNSTSLSVFNPKYYFKKPQQLVLVIFGFISLVLLVSDRQNLTREHQEEVLRLNEELAQLKLQLEDFNVKVQWSAGLDSADISKDDDDDPVSVERREKVKEAMLHAWTSYEKYAWGHDELQPQTKNGVDSFGGLGATLVDSLDTLFIMGLHEQFQRAKEWVANSLDFNKDYEASVFETTIRVVGGLLSAYDLSGDKIFLEKAKDIADRLLPAWNSPSGIPYNRINLARGSAHNFGWTGGNSILADSGTEQLEFIALSQRTKDPKYQEKVEKVVKELQKTFPADGLLPIYINPRSGTAAYSTITFGAMGDSFYEYLLKVWIQGNKTEAVKHYREMWETSMKGLQSLVRKTTPSSFTYICEKNGNFLSDKMDELACFAPGMLALGSKGYGSGEAEKVLSLAEEINDKVSNIELLR
- the LOC7484061 gene encoding protein At-4/1; this translates as IYLFIFLKDFKNGITEIQTLRSNLNAEIKKTEALEFTCKSLNQENERLRKLYTGSLNNLAEELERRTKCVSLNEELKRLRDELINKEDEHKKAVELLKKDYTTKVGELEDQIRGFLLGKETNEATVTHLRQDLAAHRAHMQTLANRLDRVAFEVESKYHLELQDLKDCLMVEQEEKNELNKKLQGLEKELLISKTKRVEQQQDLASSRLVETLKQKIMKLRKENEILKRKLSHSEEG